The genomic stretch GCGAACCGCGGCGTAAACGCCGCGCTCCTTGACTCCGCGCGATCCGCTGTATCAAGGCGAGCACCTTTTATCCGCGCGAATCCGCGCAAATCCGCGGCCTAAAGGCCGCGCTTCCCGGTTTTAGCTCTCAACGCTCAACTCCCTCGATTTCCGGCGCGTCGCGCGCGAACGCGCAGGTTGCGCGCAGGTTCCGCGGGGCCGGAACGCGCCCCGCGTCGCCGCGGCAGCGCGCCGCGTCGAAAGCCGCCGAAGCCGGAACGCGTTTGTGAAGATTGTGATTGGAACTGCGTTTCGCATTCCTCGACGGCATGTGTTCCCGGCCGCATCTGCCTCATCCTTTCAACTTCCTCCCCGCTCACAATTTCATTACATCACTACCTCACTATCCCACTTCCTCACTGTCTCACAATCTTGCTATCTCACTCCGCTTTCCCGCCTTTCCGCTTCCTCCGCGCCCGCTCTTATAAACTCCATGCACTCCCTCGCCTGTGCTTCGTCCTCCGATTTGACGATGACCTTCACCCGGTATTCCCCGCCGATGCGCGGATAGCTGCCGATTTGCGCGGCCGGGAATTTTCGCTCGGCCTCGCGCATCACGTCCGCGAATCTCGATTCGCCGATATGCACGAGCAATTCAAGCTTCGTGAACGGCCGCGCGCCCAGGCTCGGCGCTACCTCGTCGAACATGTCCCGGAAAATCTGGGGCACGCCCGCGAAAGCGTACACGTTGCCGATTTTGAATCCTGGGGCGCCCGTCCGCACGTTCGCGACAAGCTCCGCGCCCTCCGGCAGATGCGCCATCCGGCGAACGTTGTCGTTTATGCGCTCGCCGTAAAATTCTTCCAGCGCGCGCATCGCTTCCGGGTGCGGCCGGATTCCGACGCCGAAAATATCGGCGAGCGCTTCGCGGGTGATGTCGTCGTGGGTCGGGCCGATCCCGCCGCTGGTGAAGATCACATCGAACTTCGGGATAAGAGGTTTCACGTACTCCCGGAAAGCGTCGAGCGTGTCCGGAATCGTGACGATGAGCGAAAGCCCGTGGCCGAGCGCGGAGAGGCGCTGGGCGAGGTAATGGCCGTTCGTGTCCTGCGTGTCGCCGGAGAGGACTTCGTTTCCGACTACGACGAGCGCGATGCGGAGCCGACGGGATTCGTTTTGCGGCATAAAAGGTGAGTTTAGCACTTGATAGGGAGTGCGGGAGCTTGCTCCCGCCGGCACCGGCCCGGCACCGGCAAGCCGGCGCAGTCCCATAATCGCAATGCTAGAATTCTCCCGTGCC from bacterium encodes the following:
- a CDS encoding competence/damage-inducible protein A codes for the protein MPQNESRRLRIALVVVGNEVLSGDTQDTNGHYLAQRLSALGHGLSLIVTIPDTLDAFREYVKPLIPKFDVIFTSGGIGPTHDDITREALADIFGVGIRPHPEAMRALEEFYGERINDNVRRMAHLPEGAELVANVRTGAPGFKIGNVYAFAGVPQIFRDMFDEVAPSLGARPFTKLELLVHIGESRFADVMREAERKFPAAQIGSYPRIGGEYRVKVIVKSEDEAQARECMEFIRAGAEEAERRESGVR